Proteins from one Halococcus sediminicola genomic window:
- a CDS encoding cob(I)yrinic acid a,c-diamide adenosyltransferase, whose protein sequence is MTNYTTDNHHEDERLEKTPGRGTSPDARPIEPAAPEDFGLVQAWWGDGKGKTTAAMGMGFRAAGHGYRVHMLQFMKGGASSVEATRGE, encoded by the coding sequence ATGACGAACTACACTACCGACAACCACCACGAGGATGAACGGCTGGAAAAAACCCCCGGGCGGGGAACATCGCCGGATGCTAGACCAATCGAACCAGCAGCGCCGGAGGATTTCGGACTCGTCCAAGCATGGTGGGGCGACGGAAAAGGAAAGACGACGGCGGCGATGGGGATGGGATTTCGAGCGGCTGGACACGGATACCGGGTCCACATGCTCCAGTTCATGAAGGGCGGGGCGTCGAGCGTTGAGGCGACCCGTGGCGAGG
- a CDS encoding adenosylcobinamide amidohydrolase encodes MFETAIVDGVLRLRRPETHWLSTGWDGGFERAGVAYNIEVPEGWERTDLGSYIEERRERAGFSMVGPTLLTGVEMSHARGARLGPVVAYATAGVSNPAALPMEPAEEEGTRTADFDVGTVNLLVGTTQCLDDAALANLLSVVVEAKTATLVAETGFPGTTTDAVVVGSDETGKSATFSGSATAVGSAARACVREAVRASLDSRYAERKLPQSIADAEYGVVTDQRAAVFVP; translated from the coding sequence ATGTTTGAAACCGCTATCGTTGACGGTGTGCTTCGTCTCCGACGACCGGAGACCCACTGGCTCTCGACAGGGTGGGATGGCGGGTTCGAGCGGGCCGGGGTCGCCTACAATATTGAGGTCCCGGAAGGATGGGAGCGGACGGACCTCGGGAGTTACATCGAAGAACGCCGGGAGCGGGCCGGATTTTCTATGGTCGGTCCGACGCTACTCACCGGCGTTGAGATGAGCCACGCACGAGGCGCGCGGCTCGGTCCCGTCGTGGCATACGCGACTGCCGGGGTGTCGAACCCCGCCGCGCTTCCAATGGAACCCGCAGAAGAAGAGGGAACGCGGACCGCCGACTTCGACGTCGGAACGGTCAATCTTCTTGTCGGGACGACACAATGTCTGGACGATGCGGCGCTTGCGAACCTTCTCTCGGTCGTAGTGGAAGCGAAGACCGCGACGCTGGTGGCTGAAACAGGGTTTCCGGGCACAACGACCGACGCGGTCGTGGTCGGGAGCGACGAAACCGGGAAATCGGCGACGTTTTCGGGAAGCGCGACGGCGGTGGGTAGCGCGGCACGGGCATGTGTCCGCGAGGCAGTACGGGCTAGCCTCGACTCACGATACGCCGAACGGAAACTCCCCCAATCCATCGCGGACGCAGAATACGGGGTCGTTACCGACCAGCGTGCGGCGGTGTTCGTACCATGA
- a CDS encoding aminotransferase class I/II-fold pyridoxal phosphate-dependent enzyme, translating to MRPEAVRQVGREPHGSSDDPDVVDFSANTNPCVPDGVEEVYREAFAEARSYPIEPPMAYRATAATYVGCKPEQVIPTPGGLAAIRATIALTVEAGESVLVPYPSFAEYAREIRLQGGEPKFVPQAELLAADPAEHALAIVCNPNNPTGNAYDINRLEAFASRCRKSETILLADEAFLGFTNRPSLAGRRGVVVARSLTKLFGLPGLRAGFAVSTGDFGTALQNARRTWNMSAPALAVGAFCMAREEFITTTRERVRTERTRLRSALSGNFEVHPSDSPFLLLDVGDREVEELLHQAREHGLALRDATTFRGLDSHVRVAVRLSEENDRLLEVLNV from the coding sequence TTGCGGCCTGAAGCGGTGCGTCAGGTCGGTCGGGAGCCACACGGTAGCAGCGACGATCCCGACGTTGTCGATTTCAGTGCGAACACCAATCCTTGCGTTCCCGATGGAGTAGAAGAGGTCTACCGTGAGGCGTTCGCCGAAGCGCGGTCCTATCCAATCGAACCTCCAATGGCGTATCGTGCCACAGCGGCAACATACGTCGGTTGCAAGCCGGAGCAGGTGATTCCAACGCCGGGTGGCCTCGCCGCCATTCGAGCGACGATTGCCCTCACCGTCGAAGCGGGTGAATCGGTACTTGTGCCGTATCCTAGTTTCGCCGAATACGCGCGTGAAATTCGTCTACAGGGTGGTGAACCGAAATTTGTGCCACAGGCAGAGCTGCTCGCTGCGGACCCAGCCGAGCACGCACTCGCCATTGTCTGCAACCCAAACAATCCGACCGGCAACGCATACGATATCAACCGACTCGAAGCATTCGCAAGCCGGTGTCGAAAGAGTGAAACGATACTGCTCGCTGACGAGGCGTTTTTGGGCTTTACGAATCGGCCCTCACTAGCTGGCCGCAGGGGCGTTGTGGTCGCCCGTTCGCTTACCAAGCTGTTCGGATTACCCGGACTCAGAGCTGGCTTCGCAGTTTCGACGGGCGATTTCGGTACGGCGCTCCAGAATGCCCGTCGGACGTGGAACATGAGCGCGCCGGCGCTCGCGGTCGGTGCGTTCTGTATGGCCCGAGAGGAGTTTATCACCACAACCCGCGAACGAGTCCGCACGGAACGAACCCGTCTACGGAGCGCGCTCTCGGGGAACTTCGAGGTTCATCCCTCTGACTCGCCGTTCCTCCTACTTGATGTGGGAGACAGAGAGGTTGAGGAACTTCTGCATCAAGCACGTGAGCACGGACTCGCACTCAGGGACGCCACCACGTTTCGCGGTCTTGATTCGCACGTTCGCGTCGCAGTGCGCCTATCGGAAGAAAACGACCGTCTTCTGGAGGTGCTGAATGTTTGA
- a CDS encoding NTP transferase domain-containing protein: MDALVMCGGCGTRLNADTEKPLYRIGGRPMIDHVCNALVTSRIETVQYVVSPHTPRTREHLNERVIEAPGRGYVADLQYALERSNLPILTVAADLPLLTGSAINDVLGKCRRGSLTVATPAALKELLGVSTDTTMETDGRAIAPTGVNVVSETNIDNTIVSYDVRFAVNVNHRSDGEIAEKLL, translated from the coding sequence ATGGACGCACTGGTGATGTGCGGTGGCTGTGGAACGCGACTCAACGCCGACACTGAGAAACCACTCTACCGAATCGGTGGCCGACCGATGATTGACCACGTATGTAATGCGCTTGTTACCAGTCGAATCGAGACGGTCCAGTATGTCGTTTCGCCGCACACGCCGCGAACGCGCGAACATCTCAATGAACGGGTTATTGAAGCCCCCGGTAGGGGTTACGTCGCCGACCTTCAGTACGCGCTCGAACGTAGCAACCTGCCCATACTTACTGTGGCCGCTGACTTACCGTTGCTGACCGGTAGTGCCATCAACGACGTTCTTGGGAAGTGTAGGAGAGGTTCGCTCACGGTGGCTACTCCCGCTGCACTCAAGGAACTACTGGGCGTCAGCACCGATACAACGATGGAGACTGACGGCAGGGCTATCGCGCCCACCGGCGTCAACGTCGTTTCGGAGACAAATATAGACAACACCATTGTGAGCTACGACGTCCGATTCGCGGTCAACGTAAACCATCGGTCGGACGGTGAAATCGCGGAGAAATTACTGTGA
- the cobS gene encoding adenosylcobinamide-GDP ribazoletransferase, producing MVLKALQGALGFFSRLPVGHDATAWNAFRDRPASMPLTGYIIGSLIVLPLVIPGSPPTIAFAFVVAVYLVTGINHIDGVIDLGDALVVHGGPTERRVVMKDTTIGAGGALAVAMVVLGLATAGLTLAALPIQAVLLVITAEVGAKLGMALLVCFGSAPHEGLGSALTTHADPHSAILVGAVAVPAAVLTWPRIGVATTVLLAAVIVTFGSLRWARINLGGVSGDVLGATNEIIRIVALHVGVFVWTHW from the coding sequence ATGGTTCTGAAAGCACTCCAAGGCGCGTTAGGATTCTTTTCGCGGCTTCCGGTCGGCCACGACGCTACCGCATGGAATGCGTTCAGAGACCGGCCAGCAAGTATGCCGCTCACAGGATACATTATCGGCTCGCTCATCGTACTCCCGCTGGTGATTCCGGGATCGCCACCGACGATTGCGTTCGCTTTCGTCGTCGCCGTGTACCTCGTCACAGGTATCAATCATATCGATGGTGTGATCGACCTCGGCGACGCGCTTGTCGTCCACGGTGGGCCAACGGAGCGGCGCGTAGTGATGAAAGACACTACCATCGGTGCTGGCGGTGCGCTCGCAGTTGCGATGGTCGTCTTGGGACTCGCAACAGCCGGACTCACGCTGGCGGCTCTCCCAATCCAAGCCGTTTTGCTTGTCATTACCGCCGAAGTGGGGGCGAAACTCGGGATGGCGCTGCTCGTTTGTTTCGGTTCCGCACCTCACGAGGGTCTCGGCTCAGCACTCACCACGCATGCTGATCCTCATTCCGCGATTCTAGTTGGAGCAGTGGCAGTTCCCGCAGCGGTGTTGACGTGGCCGCGAATTGGCGTCGCCACAACAGTGCTCCTCGCCGCTGTGATCGTGACATTCGGTTCACTCCGTTGGGCACGCATCAATCTTGGCGGGGTGAGCGGCGATGTCCTCGGTGCCACCAATGAAATTATCCGAATCGTTGCACTCCATGTGGGGGTATTCGTATGGACGCACTGGTGA
- a CDS encoding CobD/CbiB family cobalamin biosynthesis protein: MGLVAVAAIGVSLVLDLLFEEFPDRVHPVALFGRIVGRFDRPWSHPRLVGIIVALGLPLGAAVLGGVLTELVSRHHSALGGSIAALALFATVSLRMLLSVATDVLSKIEMNIERARTAIRGLVGRETADLSAGELRSGVVESIAENLADGLVAPLLAFVLGVQFTLGVGVAVTVWVKAVNTLDSMLGYRSKPVGWGSARLDDAVMWLPARISAVLIALAGGSPAVLARAWKWRTEPSSPNSGWPMATLAAVLDVELRKPATYVLNPNAELPTTEDTHRGVRVIGTAGLLSFFLAGVAAWF; this comes from the coding sequence ATGGGATTAGTAGCCGTGGCGGCGATCGGAGTGTCATTAGTGTTGGACCTTCTTTTCGAGGAATTTCCGGATCGTGTGCATCCGGTCGCTTTGTTCGGGCGAATCGTCGGCCGGTTCGACCGGCCGTGGTCCCATCCACGACTGGTCGGTATAATCGTCGCGCTCGGTCTACCGCTCGGAGCAGCCGTTCTCGGAGGCGTACTCACCGAACTCGTTAGCCGGCATCATTCCGCTCTCGGCGGTTCGATTGCGGCGCTCGCACTGTTTGCGACGGTGAGCCTCAGAATGTTGCTCTCGGTGGCTACAGATGTTCTCTCGAAAATCGAGATGAATATCGAACGTGCTCGCACTGCGATACGGGGACTAGTTGGACGCGAGACAGCGGATCTTTCGGCGGGCGAACTCCGCAGTGGAGTCGTCGAGAGTATTGCAGAGAACCTCGCCGATGGTCTTGTCGCACCGCTGCTCGCCTTCGTACTCGGCGTTCAGTTTACCCTTGGTGTGGGTGTCGCAGTCACTGTCTGGGTAAAGGCGGTGAACACACTTGATTCGATGCTCGGCTATCGTTCGAAGCCAGTCGGATGGGGAAGTGCCCGCCTCGACGACGCTGTGATGTGGCTTCCAGCCCGAATCAGTGCCGTGCTCATTGCGCTCGCTGGTGGCTCACCGGCAGTACTCGCACGTGCTTGGAAGTGGCGTACGGAGCCGTCTTCACCGAACTCCGGATGGCCAATGGCGACTCTCGCAGCGGTCCTTGACGTCGAACTCCGAAAGCCCGCCACCTACGTGTTGAACCCGAACGCTGAGTTACCGACTACTGAGGATACTCACCGTGGGGTTCGAGTAATCGGCACTGCTGGGCTGCTGTCCTTCTTCCTCGCGGGGGTAGCCGCATGGTTCTGA
- a CDS encoding HAD family hydrolase, with amino-acid sequence MNESRTTITGISFDLFGTLVSVEKPDDPAETIATELESRGLSVPSDWNAAYTESHIDCPSGRERSLPDHVAAAVASRFEDYRPIDVHTEATHAVMAAFETDVQTRPGAIRAVERLRTHVPVGVLSNCAVPTLAERVLHRAAIDETAFEAIVTSIECGWRKPHPNSFKAVADKLGVGIDELLHVGDNPATDGYADKVGATSRLVSEVALTDLPANLEEEWD; translated from the coding sequence ATGAATGAATCCAGAACGACGATCACCGGAATCTCGTTCGACCTTTTCGGGACGCTCGTATCGGTTGAGAAACCTGATGACCCGGCCGAAACGATTGCTACCGAACTCGAGTCTCGCGGACTGTCCGTTCCGAGCGACTGGAACGCCGCGTATACGGAATCACATATCGATTGCCCTTCTGGCCGGGAACGCTCGCTACCGGACCACGTTGCAGCAGCGGTGGCGAGCCGTTTCGAGGACTATCGTCCAATCGATGTACATACAGAGGCAACACACGCTGTGATGGCCGCCTTCGAGACGGACGTTCAGACACGACCAGGTGCGATTCGAGCTGTCGAGCGACTTAGAACCCATGTTCCGGTTGGGGTACTGTCGAACTGTGCCGTGCCGACTCTTGCTGAACGGGTACTCCACAGAGCAGCAATCGACGAGACTGCTTTCGAAGCGATCGTTACGAGCATTGAGTGTGGCTGGCGAAAACCTCACCCAAACTCATTCAAAGCTGTCGCTGACAAACTCGGCGTCGGCATCGATGAACTGCTCCATGTCGGCGATAATCCGGCAACAGACGGATATGCGGACAAGGTCGGTGCAACAAGCCGTCTCGTTTCCGAAGTTGCGCTCACAGATCTTCCGGCAAACTTGGAGGAAGAATGGGATTAG
- the cobT gene encoding nicotinate mononucleotide-dependent phosphoribosyltransferase CobT — protein sequence MRFVVVAGITTTARIDGVSAAGANPDVLVHTPSADLEIIEYGQPISENIVPVSPTGCPTPAVVTRAVCELIGFDLLLLDAGLARSTAAPTVAIGTEPGADIREAVPVPTAAEVFEDARRLGRTLPDDELMIGETIPGGTTTSLGVLTALGERAVVSSSLPENPLALKREVVNEALAATGLSPGATAGEPVETVRRMGDPVLAGVAGLVIGATETGTRVTLAGGTQLVAAAALVRHAGVNAPLSLATTAFIAADETIDLNELATDLSLAVTITDPKFDQADHPATNAYLAGEAKEGAGMGGALALADRANIPMRDVREQIIAVYGDLTRDEPSVDT from the coding sequence ATGAGATTTGTCGTTGTCGCTGGAATCACGACTACCGCTCGAATTGACGGGGTCAGCGCTGCTGGAGCCAACCCGGATGTTCTAGTACACACTCCGAGCGCGGACCTCGAAATTATCGAATACGGTCAGCCGATCAGTGAAAATATTGTGCCGGTGAGTCCAACGGGCTGTCCGACGCCGGCAGTCGTCACACGTGCTGTTTGCGAACTGATCGGGTTTGATCTACTGCTGCTCGATGCCGGTCTTGCCCGTTCGACCGCTGCGCCGACGGTCGCCATCGGCACCGAACCAGGAGCGGATATCAGGGAGGCTGTTCCCGTTCCGACTGCCGCTGAGGTGTTCGAGGACGCTCGGCGACTTGGACGAACGCTCCCAGATGACGAGTTGATGATCGGAGAAACCATTCCAGGCGGGACGACCACTTCATTGGGTGTTCTCACTGCGCTTGGTGAACGGGCAGTCGTTTCCTCATCGCTGCCGGAGAATCCTCTTGCGCTCAAACGAGAGGTCGTCAACGAGGCGCTGGCGGCTACTGGTCTCTCGCCAGGTGCGACTGCCGGCGAGCCGGTCGAAACAGTGCGGCGAATGGGCGACCCGGTGCTTGCCGGCGTGGCAGGATTGGTTATTGGAGCCACCGAAACTGGGACCAGGGTGACGCTTGCAGGTGGGACGCAACTCGTTGCCGCCGCCGCACTCGTCCGTCATGCCGGTGTGAATGCTCCACTCTCGCTTGCGACAACCGCATTCATCGCTGCTGATGAGACAATTGATCTCAACGAACTCGCCACTGACCTCTCGCTGGCAGTAACCATCACCGACCCGAAATTCGACCAAGCAGATCATCCGGCAACAAACGCCTATCTCGCCGGCGAGGCCAAAGAAGGAGCTGGGATGGGCGGCGCGCTAGCGCTTGCTGACCGTGCCAACATACCGATGCGCGACGTTCGTGAGCAGATCATCGCGGTCTATGGGGACCTCACTAGGGACGAGCCATCGGTAGATACATGA
- a CDS encoding PGF-CTERM-anchored ABC transporter substrate-binding protein produces MLGVVLAVAIIATGITPVAATSADVEAAPQQLTNNSCSFPVTATDATGSEVTIENEPEQIVALGPSTAQTLWDIGAKEKVTGLPVNQYTTYLNDTTNRTDVMQADGYTVAVEEVAGLNPDLVLAPNIIPNETVETLRGAGLTVYKFDIARSLADIHEKTNRTGQLVGACEGAAETVGDTKDRINAIRQAVAGEEQPRVLYPQSGGFAPGNGTFIHAVMETAGGDNIAANAGIEGYRQISNETIVERNPEWIITSNVTTIPTGGPYASTTAIKQNQTIIVSPDLISQPGPRIIVPMTEIARQLHPQAMQEANLTTTAATTQSTSDDSQATITPDESQETVVTDGGTTERMATETTTKITSGSDASSTMTGGESGNRAETTSNTETTTGSGPGFTVFVAVVALLGATLLVARRR; encoded by the coding sequence ATGCTCGGTGTGGTTCTCGCAGTAGCGATCATAGCGACCGGCATCACGCCGGTTGCAGCAACAAGTGCTGACGTTGAGGCAGCACCACAACAGCTCACGAACAATTCATGCTCATTCCCAGTAACGGCAACCGACGCCACCGGTTCCGAAGTTACGATCGAAAACGAACCGGAACAGATCGTCGCGCTCGGGCCAAGCACTGCACAGACTCTCTGGGATATTGGCGCGAAAGAGAAAGTTACCGGTTTACCCGTAAACCAGTATACAACCTATCTCAACGACACCACGAATCGGACGGATGTGATGCAAGCCGATGGCTATACTGTGGCTGTTGAGGAAGTTGCGGGCCTCAACCCGGATCTTGTACTTGCACCGAACATTATCCCGAACGAAACTGTCGAGACGCTTCGTGGAGCAGGTCTTACGGTGTATAAGTTCGATATTGCTCGCTCGCTCGCAGACATTCATGAGAAAACTAATCGGACAGGCCAACTCGTCGGAGCATGTGAGGGAGCCGCGGAGACCGTTGGAGATACCAAAGACCGAATCAACGCTATCAGGCAAGCCGTTGCCGGCGAGGAGCAACCAAGAGTGCTGTATCCCCAAAGCGGCGGGTTCGCTCCGGGTAACGGAACGTTCATTCACGCAGTTATGGAAACCGCTGGCGGAGACAATATCGCTGCGAACGCCGGCATCGAGGGCTATCGGCAGATCAGCAACGAAACGATTGTCGAACGCAACCCTGAATGGATTATCACATCGAACGTCACAACGATCCCCACCGGTGGGCCGTATGCAAGCACGACAGCAATCAAGCAGAATCAAACGATCATCGTCAGTCCGGACCTCATCAGTCAGCCCGGTCCTCGAATTATCGTTCCGATGACTGAAATTGCCCGCCAGTTGCATCCACAGGCCATGCAGGAAGCAAACTTGACCACTACGGCCGCCACAACACAATCCACGAGCGACGATAGTCAAGCTACTATCACCCCCGACGAATCCCAAGAAACAGTCGTTACCGACGGCGGCACGACAGAGAGGATGGCTACTGAAACGACCACTAAAATCACCAGTGGTTCAGATGCCTCCAGTACAATGACTGGTGGTGAAAGTGGTAATAGAGCTGAAACGACCAGCAACACGGAGACAACGACCGGTAGCGGACCAGGATTCACTGTCTTTGTAGCAGTCGTAGCACTACTCGGGGCGACACTACTCGTCGCTCGGCGGCGGTAG
- a CDS encoding tyrosine-type recombinase/integrase: MVSIDAVIEDFLTDKGKGQSGESGNYREDASRELDRFVDFLVKHEDSPTTFDELGSSHLREYARHLTRQGWTAGTVRTYYAYVSAFCGWAVREGHLAENVAQRRNATEPIPDGGGHKSGDQQAWSAEDRQQLTSFVDEQASAAIDDIGEDREAAIKACRDRALVYLLSYSGVRGAEILRDRGDERRQGLRWEDVHLEDRYATVFAKKQRLDDRGLPNPVIHPLQMYQKVLDAPSESWPVFPSFHRPTLSQRVTDELDSRGYTDMEIEEMRTDRSLIEVCVEYDIEPPSITTDAGRHVLKRLCEEAGIELDDDEGYLMPHGARRGAGEVLVRTSGHAAAARALDNSEEVVREHYSHIEAGDLADQMTNAFEEADQQNNPNKG; encoded by the coding sequence GTGGTGTCGATTGATGCAGTTATCGAGGACTTCCTGACGGACAAGGGCAAAGGCCAGAGTGGCGAGAGCGGCAACTACCGAGAGGACGCGAGTCGGGAACTCGATCGCTTCGTTGACTTCCTCGTCAAGCATGAGGACAGTCCGACAACGTTTGATGAGTTGGGTTCAAGCCACCTTCGCGAGTACGCGCGCCACCTCACGCGTCAGGGCTGGACCGCGGGCACTGTGCGTACCTACTACGCGTACGTATCTGCGTTCTGTGGCTGGGCCGTCCGCGAAGGTCATCTCGCCGAGAACGTCGCCCAGCGGCGCAACGCGACCGAGCCCATTCCCGACGGTGGAGGTCACAAGAGCGGCGACCAGCAAGCCTGGTCAGCTGAGGACCGCCAGCAACTCACCAGCTTCGTCGACGAGCAAGCGAGCGCGGCGATCGACGACATTGGTGAAGACCGAGAAGCAGCGATCAAAGCCTGTCGCGACCGGGCATTGGTCTATCTCCTCTCGTACTCTGGCGTGCGTGGTGCGGAGATACTGCGAGATCGGGGTGATGAACGACGACAGGGGCTTCGGTGGGAAGACGTCCACCTCGAAGATCGCTATGCGACGGTCTTCGCCAAAAAGCAGCGTCTCGACGATCGAGGTCTTCCCAACCCGGTGATCCATCCGCTTCAGATGTACCAGAAGGTTCTCGACGCACCGAGCGAAAGCTGGCCAGTCTTTCCCTCGTTTCATCGCCCAACGCTTTCCCAACGGGTGACCGACGAGCTGGACAGTCGTGGATACACCGACATGGAGATTGAGGAGATGCGCACCGACCGTTCATTAATCGAGGTCTGTGTTGAGTACGACATCGAACCGCCATCGATAACAACCGATGCAGGACGGCACGTTCTCAAACGACTCTGTGAGGAAGCAGGTATCGAACTCGATGACGACGAAGGATATCTCATGCCTCATGGTGCCCGGCGCGGTGCTGGCGAGGTTCTCGTCCGTACGTCAGGCCATGCAGCCGCTGCGCGAGCACTCGACAACTCCGAAGAGGTCGTTCGCGAGCACTACTCGCATATCGAAGCCGGTGACCTTGCCGACCAGATGACCAACGCCTTCGAAGAAGCTGATCAACAAAACAATCCTAACAAGGGTTGA
- a CDS encoding polysaccharide deacetylase family protein, translating into MGDIDVAIGVDADCVAGWLGSYGGEDSPADLSRGLSAGHEGIPRMLQLFEDEGIDTSWYIPGHTIETFREEVQAVADAGHEIGVHGYSHENPTDLSREQEDEILQLSIDLVEDVTGEKPVGHRASWWEFSENTPDLVEKYDFLYDSSLMEREFEPGYMRKGDSWEKINYDQDPDSWTTPYEFGEETDVVEIPISWYRDDIPAMLFIKQPLYHAGYKDPEMMYEQYYKRQFDYLYNRRGAGVYTFTIHPDLHGLPHMITHLEDFISYVKDHENAEFSTLEDIARKYNDDPSVYEARGDYV; encoded by the coding sequence ATGGGCGATATTGACGTAGCAATTGGTGTCGATGCGGACTGTGTTGCCGGTTGGCTGGGGTCGTACGGCGGCGAAGATTCGCCCGCGGACCTCTCACGCGGACTCTCAGCCGGTCATGAGGGAATCCCGCGCATGCTCCAACTATTCGAAGATGAAGGTATCGACACTTCGTGGTACATTCCGGGGCACACTATCGAGACCTTCCGCGAGGAAGTTCAAGCGGTTGCCGACGCTGGTCACGAAATTGGCGTCCACGGCTACTCTCACGAGAACCCAACCGATCTCTCACGCGAGCAGGAAGACGAAATTCTCCAGTTGTCTATCGACCTCGTTGAAGATGTGACTGGCGAGAAACCAGTCGGCCACCGGGCAAGTTGGTGGGAGTTTAGCGAGAATACGCCGGATCTCGTCGAGAAGTACGACTTCCTCTACGATAGCAGCCTCATGGAGCGAGAGTTCGAGCCTGGCTACATGCGCAAGGGCGATAGTTGGGAGAAAATTAACTACGACCAAGATCCCGATTCGTGGACGACACCATACGAATTTGGTGAAGAAACCGACGTCGTGGAAATCCCTATTAGCTGGTATCGAGATGATATCCCCGCAATGCTGTTCATCAAACAGCCGCTCTACCACGCCGGCTACAAGGACCCAGAGATGATGTACGAACAATACTACAAACGGCAGTTCGATTATCTCTATAATCGCCGTGGTGCTGGCGTCTACACGTTCACTATCCATCCTGATCTCCATGGACTCCCTCACATGATTACACACCTCGAAGACTTCATCAGCTACGTCAAAGACCACGAAAACGCCGAATTCAGCACACTAGAGGATATCGCTCGGAAGTACAATGATGACCCGTCCGTATACGAAGCCCGTGGAGACTACGTCTGA
- a CDS encoding asparaginase, translating to MSASITVLSTGGTIASTPAEDGATPSKSGADLIAVVPELESYADIEAAGVVQTPSFDMGIESLTALAEQTRTTIDDGADGVVITHGTDTMEESAYYLDLVLDLSEPVVFTGSQRRSDETSPDGPNNLLTAVRAASHERFHGAGGVYIAFDEELHAACDVTKGHTSDLSAFVSPDKCPVARFTRDDVRVHRDPGSRSDSISVTATSADVPVVKTGIGVGARQLNSALEAGVDGIVVEGTGLGNTTSALGDAIDEALEANVPVVITSRCQGGAVAPVYGTPGGGKTLRLHGVINGGDLPAHKARLKLMLLIEEFGTDDFTTLREAFETDN from the coding sequence ATGTCGGCATCAATCACCGTGCTGAGTACTGGTGGGACAATCGCAAGTACACCTGCCGAGGATGGCGCCACGCCGAGCAAGAGCGGCGCAGACCTCATCGCCGTGGTTCCGGAACTTGAATCGTACGCTGACATCGAGGCAGCGGGAGTAGTGCAGACACCCAGTTTCGACATGGGTATTGAGTCGCTCACAGCGCTGGCTGAGCAGACTCGTACTACTATTGACGACGGGGCCGATGGCGTCGTCATCACCCACGGCACGGACACCATGGAAGAGTCCGCCTACTATCTGGACCTCGTGCTTGATCTCAGCGAGCCAGTGGTCTTCACGGGTTCCCAACGCCGTTCGGACGAGACGAGTCCCGACGGCCCAAACAACCTCCTCACGGCGGTGCGGGCAGCGAGTCACGAGCGGTTCCACGGCGCGGGGGGCGTCTATATCGCCTTTGACGAGGAATTGCACGCCGCATGTGACGTCACAAAAGGACACACGAGCGACCTCTCGGCGTTTGTGTCGCCCGACAAATGTCCAGTCGCCCGGTTCACTCGCGATGACGTACGCGTGCATCGCGACCCAGGAAGTCGGTCTGACTCGATCAGTGTCACCGCGACATCAGCCGATGTTCCAGTGGTGAAAACAGGAATCGGCGTCGGTGCACGGCAACTGAATAGTGCTCTCGAAGCGGGTGTCGATGGCATCGTCGTTGAGGGGACCGGCCTCGGGAATACGACGAGTGCGCTCGGTGATGCCATCGACGAGGCCCTCGAAGCGAATGTCCCTGTGGTTATTACCTCGCGTTGTCAGGGCGGAGCAGTCGCGCCCGTGTATGGAACCCCCGGTGGTGGAAAGACGCTCCGCTTGCATGGCGTTATCAACGGTGGCGACCTCCCCGCACACAAAGCACGCTTGAAGTTGATGCTGCTTATCGAGGAATTCGGGACAGACGACTTCACCACCCTCCGCGAAGCGTTCGAGACTGATAACTGA